One Candidatus Binatia bacterium DNA window includes the following coding sequences:
- a CDS encoding mechanosensitive ion channel domain-containing protein yields the protein MTVRLRLACACLALPAILFAGAGLARAETVTRDDQVVASVGAGLDLAVPSLQERIRNLQAANLSPDDATAALLRDYGSAIDQLELASEWKQRASALERLQRDGPRTLETTRKETEAWPAQLTPPVSGDDTQSELETALAEIDAKLNVVRKGLADVDAEQTQLSDRRQSLPAEMAAADAARESTGGEIALPPLPTGSVESMLARRALALATQKASGEQAAALDLELATQELRRELLAARRELLRRKAETYSARVSEIQAALASRRVHEAEQAAAEANADQASLARVHPLLGELATENARLAAERTGDSGLSAKLDEAARRNAAVSEELQQLEERSKGVHQKVAAAGLTDAIGLLLRKEKGELADPDRARADLRARREEISDVQLESLNLEDMLKALPRVEAEVETILANQAPSLAADDRAKIEASARGALKTRRTYLDALIRDVNTYFASLVDLDAKETQLVALLEDYQAFLDQHVLWIPNTTPTRIGDVGDWRDAAVWLVDPANLEAAAKRVLASARYDSLATSLGLLALLLLVSNRRRMRRLHAGLCLSRAAGSSLLPAPLLVVTLALLLAAPGPFAVWLAGWMLRAAPATADDFSSALATLLGSLAFPLFVAELIRRGAGEKGPIAAFLDWPRASLALVRRQIVFVETVAFPAFAVAVLLDAQPNQGWSETLGRGAFCFAVGAGGVAAHRLFAPDGNLVEQVLRRTDLEWMRPLLRRSSWLPSAIAAVVVGIALSGYYYTAFVLTRCLWLSALVILAFIVANAAVLRWLEAKTEAPPDEVLGDVDGAAVAGATDAAETGTEAVTRISSQTRALLRVVFAIALFAGLFSVWVDVFPALRLFEQVELWQVASGVERTVGSGDAAHTEVVTTQVPVTVASLLFALAGASLAIFGARNLPALLELAVLSRTRLDRGLRYAIQAVTRYLVFIAGSVFALANLGVDWSHVQWLVAAVSVGLGFGLQEIFGNFVSGLILLFERPVRIGDMVTIDNVTGIVTRIEMRATTILDGDRKELIVPNKELITGKLVNWSLHDSTVRLVVPVGVAYGSDPATVVRILQQVAKQCATVLENPAAMAAFTRFGENALEFELRVFLPGPEQLGSTRHELLVDIERRLRAASIDIPFPQRDVNVRLADPALVRALLHQQPDEAT from the coding sequence ATGACAGTCCGACTGCGATTGGCCTGCGCCTGCCTTGCCCTGCCCGCGATTCTTTTTGCCGGCGCGGGCCTGGCGCGCGCCGAGACCGTGACTCGCGACGACCAGGTGGTCGCCAGCGTCGGGGCCGGCCTGGATCTGGCCGTCCCGTCCCTCCAGGAAAGAATCCGCAACCTGCAGGCCGCCAACCTGTCGCCCGACGATGCGACGGCCGCGCTCCTGAGGGACTACGGCTCGGCGATCGACCAGCTCGAGCTGGCCAGCGAATGGAAGCAGAGGGCTTCTGCGCTCGAACGGCTGCAGCGCGACGGGCCCCGGACGCTGGAGACCACGCGCAAGGAAACCGAGGCGTGGCCGGCCCAGCTCACTCCGCCCGTCTCCGGCGACGACACGCAGTCCGAACTGGAGACCGCTCTGGCCGAGATCGACGCGAAGTTGAACGTCGTGCGCAAGGGACTCGCGGACGTCGACGCCGAGCAGACCCAGCTTTCGGACCGGCGCCAGAGCCTTCCGGCCGAAATGGCCGCCGCCGATGCGGCGCGCGAGAGCACCGGCGGCGAAATCGCGCTTCCGCCGCTTCCGACGGGTTCGGTCGAATCGATGCTCGCCAGGCGTGCCCTTGCTCTGGCGACGCAGAAAGCCAGCGGCGAGCAGGCGGCGGCCCTCGACCTCGAGCTTGCGACCCAGGAGCTGCGTCGCGAGCTTCTCGCCGCACGGCGAGAGTTGCTGCGGCGCAAGGCCGAAACGTATTCGGCGCGCGTATCCGAGATCCAGGCTGCGCTCGCGTCGCGGCGCGTTCACGAAGCGGAGCAGGCCGCGGCCGAGGCCAACGCCGACCAGGCCTCGCTCGCTCGCGTGCATCCGCTGCTCGGCGAGCTGGCGACCGAGAACGCGCGGCTTGCCGCCGAAAGAACGGGCGACAGCGGCCTCAGTGCCAAGCTCGACGAAGCTGCGCGCAGGAACGCCGCGGTCAGCGAAGAGCTCCAGCAGCTCGAAGAGCGCTCCAAGGGAGTGCACCAGAAAGTCGCTGCCGCCGGGCTCACCGACGCGATCGGGCTGTTGCTGCGCAAGGAAAAGGGCGAGCTTGCCGATCCGGATCGCGCGCGCGCCGACCTGCGCGCGCGTCGCGAAGAAATTTCCGACGTGCAGCTCGAGAGCCTCAACCTCGAGGACATGCTGAAGGCCCTGCCGCGCGTCGAGGCCGAAGTCGAAACGATCCTGGCCAACCAGGCGCCGTCGCTGGCCGCCGACGACCGCGCGAAAATCGAGGCGTCGGCACGAGGTGCCCTGAAAACCCGCCGCACCTACCTCGATGCGCTAATCCGCGACGTGAACACGTACTTCGCTTCGCTCGTGGATCTGGACGCGAAGGAAACCCAGCTCGTTGCGCTTCTCGAGGACTACCAGGCATTCCTCGACCAGCACGTGCTGTGGATCCCGAACACGACGCCCACCCGTATCGGCGACGTCGGCGACTGGCGCGACGCGGCGGTCTGGCTCGTCGATCCGGCCAACCTCGAAGCCGCCGCCAAGCGCGTGCTCGCCAGTGCCCGCTACGATTCGCTCGCGACGTCGCTCGGGCTGCTCGCACTGCTGCTGCTCGTCTCCAACCGCCGCCGCATGAGGCGCCTGCACGCGGGGCTGTGCCTGTCGCGCGCCGCGGGTTCGTCGCTGCTTCCCGCTCCGTTGCTCGTGGTCACGCTCGCGCTGCTGCTGGCGGCGCCGGGACCCTTTGCTGTGTGGCTGGCGGGCTGGATGTTGCGTGCTGCACCGGCAACCGCCGACGATTTTTCCAGCGCGCTGGCAACGCTGCTGGGGTCGCTGGCTTTCCCGCTCTTCGTCGCCGAGCTGATCCGTCGCGGAGCGGGGGAGAAAGGGCCCATCGCGGCGTTCCTCGACTGGCCTCGCGCATCGCTTGCGCTGGTGCGCCGCCAGATCGTCTTCGTCGAGACCGTCGCGTTTCCGGCTTTCGCGGTCGCGGTGCTGCTCGATGCGCAGCCGAACCAGGGCTGGAGCGAGACACTCGGGCGCGGCGCGTTCTGCTTCGCGGTCGGAGCCGGCGGCGTGGCGGCGCATCGCCTCTTCGCTCCCGACGGCAACCTCGTCGAGCAGGTGCTTCGCCGCACCGATCTCGAATGGATGCGCCCCCTGCTCAGGCGCTCGTCGTGGCTTCCGTCGGCCATCGCGGCCGTCGTCGTCGGCATCGCGCTTTCCGGGTACTACTACACGGCCTTCGTGCTGACGCGGTGCCTGTGGCTGAGCGCGCTGGTGATCCTCGCGTTCATCGTGGCCAACGCGGCGGTGCTGCGCTGGCTGGAGGCCAAGACCGAGGCGCCGCCGGACGAAGTGCTGGGCGACGTGGACGGGGCTGCGGTAGCCGGTGCGACCGATGCGGCAGAGACAGGCACGGAAGCCGTCACCCGCATCTCGTCGCAGACCCGCGCGCTCTTGCGCGTCGTCTTCGCCATTGCGCTGTTCGCGGGCCTTTTTTCGGTGTGGGTCGACGTGTTTCCTGCGCTGCGCCTGTTCGAGCAGGTCGAGCTGTGGCAGGTCGCTTCGGGCGTCGAGCGCACCGTCGGCAGCGGCGACGCCGCGCACACCGAAGTCGTCACGACCCAGGTGCCGGTGACGGTAGCCAGCCTGCTGTTCGCGCTGGCCGGAGCTTCGCTGGCCATTTTCGGCGCGCGCAACCTTCCGGCTCTCCTCGAGCTGGCCGTGCTTTCGCGGACCCGCCTGGACCGCGGTCTTCGATACGCGATCCAGGCAGTCACGCGCTACCTCGTCTTCATTGCCGGCTCGGTGTTCGCGCTTGCGAACCTCGGCGTCGACTGGTCGCACGTGCAGTGGCTCGTCGCGGCCGTGTCGGTCGGCCTCGGCTTCGGGTTGCAGGAAATCTTCGGCAACTTCGTCTCCGGCCTGATCCTGCTGTTCGAGCGCCCGGTGCGCATCGGCGACATGGTGACGATCGACAACGTCACCGGCATCGTCACGCGCATCGAGATGCGTGCGACGACGATCCTCGACGGCGATCGAAAGGAGCTGATCGTGCCGAACAAGGAGCTGATCACCGGCAAGCTCGTCAACTGGTCGCTGCACGACTCGACGGTACGGCTCGT
- a CDS encoding ribonuclease HII: MAAVRPAAPSLAEIRRLLSNPLCDPDFIESLRDDPRDSVASLLVAAERRRERQEEAQDRTDEMLAIEKELQASGRFVIAGVDEAGMGPLAGPIVAAAVILGDMASFRGIHDSKNIGAALRASLAVQIRRKARSVSIGIADVDEINELNVYHAGLLAMRRAVEGLTQRPDHALVDARRIPDIGIEQSSYIRGDSRSLSIAAASIIAKTHRDSLMDELDVRFPGYGFCRHKGYATPEHQSALRRLGPSAVHRTSYDAVQELVSGGRQLDD; encoded by the coding sequence ATGGCCGCCGTGCGACCCGCAGCGCCGTCGCTGGCAGAGATCCGGCGCCTGCTTTCGAACCCGCTCTGTGATCCGGATTTCATCGAATCCCTGCGCGATGATCCGCGCGACTCCGTCGCCTCGTTGCTGGTGGCAGCCGAGCGGCGCCGCGAGCGCCAGGAAGAAGCGCAGGACCGGACCGACGAAATGCTGGCGATCGAAAAGGAGCTGCAGGCAAGCGGCCGTTTCGTGATCGCCGGCGTCGACGAGGCGGGGATGGGACCGCTGGCCGGGCCGATCGTCGCGGCCGCCGTGATCCTCGGGGATATGGCATCGTTCCGCGGCATCCACGACTCGAAGAACATCGGAGCGGCGCTTCGCGCGAGCCTTGCCGTGCAGATCCGCCGCAAGGCACGCAGCGTTTCGATCGGCATCGCCGACGTCGACGAAATCAACGAGCTGAACGTCTACCACGCGGGCCTTCTGGCCATGCGACGCGCCGTCGAAGGGCTCACGCAGAGGCCGGACCACGCGCTGGTCGATGCACGCCGGATCCCCGACATTGGCATCGAGCAGAGCTCGTACATCCGTGGCGACTCGCGGAGCCTTTCGATCGCCGCTGCGTCGATCATCGCCAAGACCCACCGCGATTCGCTGATGGACGAGCTCGACGTGCGCTTCCCCGGCTACGGGTTCTGCCGGCACAAGGGCTACGCCACGCCGGAGCACCAGTCTGCCCTGAGAAGGCTCGGTCCGAGTGCCGTCCACCGCACGTCCTACGATGCGGTGCAGGAGCTGGTCTCCGGCGGTCGCCAGCTCGACGACTGA
- a CDS encoding aldehyde reductase, translating into MTEGDKGLVLVTGASGYIGGHVTREFLEHGYRVRGTVRSLANPKKVDHLRELGHACGGRLELVEADLDREDGWSLAVAGCTFVEHVASPFPAAAPKDEDELIRPAVQGTLRVLGAAAECPSVRRVVITSSVAAVAYGHSDHADRVLTEDDWSVAENCEAYQKSKTLAERSAWDFVSRLPESRHLELVVINPGFVAGPLSGPEIGTSGEVVRRLMKRELPACPEIGWAVVDVRDVAIAHRLATETPGAAGNRFIAAGDHMWMQDIGKLLAHEFNAQGYKPPTGHLPYPLLWLASRFDSSIRLVLQYVGKRERVSHEKAARMLGWQPRPVRETFVDMARSMIDKGLIPAPR; encoded by the coding sequence ATGACGGAAGGCGACAAGGGACTGGTTCTGGTGACCGGCGCATCGGGATACATCGGCGGTCACGTCACCCGCGAGTTTCTCGAGCACGGCTACCGCGTACGCGGAACGGTGCGCAGCCTGGCCAATCCGAAGAAGGTCGATCACCTGCGCGAGCTCGGCCACGCCTGCGGCGGTCGCCTCGAGCTCGTCGAGGCCGACCTCGACAGGGAAGACGGATGGAGCCTGGCCGTCGCAGGCTGCACCTTCGTCGAACACGTCGCTTCCCCGTTTCCCGCGGCGGCTCCCAAGGACGAAGACGAGCTGATCCGGCCGGCCGTGCAGGGAACGCTGCGCGTGCTCGGTGCCGCCGCCGAATGCCCGTCGGTGCGGCGCGTCGTCATCACGTCGTCGGTGGCCGCCGTCGCTTACGGCCACAGTGACCACGCCGATCGCGTGCTTACCGAAGACGACTGGTCGGTGGCCGAAAACTGCGAGGCTTACCAGAAGAGCAAGACTCTCGCGGAACGATCGGCGTGGGACTTCGTCTCGCGACTGCCCGAATCACGCCACCTGGAGCTCGTCGTCATCAACCCCGGATTCGTCGCCGGTCCGCTGTCGGGGCCGGAAATCGGCACGTCGGGCGAAGTCGTTAGACGCCTGATGAAGCGCGAGCTGCCCGCCTGCCCGGAGATCGGCTGGGCCGTCGTCGACGTGCGCGACGTCGCGATCGCCCATCGCCTTGCGACCGAGACGCCCGGCGCGGCCGGCAACCGTTTCATCGCCGCCGGCGACCACATGTGGATGCAGGACATCGGCAAGCTGCTTGCGCACGAATTCAACGCGCAGGGATACAAACCGCCGACGGGGCATCTGCCCTACCCGCTGCTATGGCTCGCGTCGCGCTTCGACTCGAGCATCCGCCTCGTGCTCCAGTACGTCGGCAAGCGCGAGAGAGTCTCGCACGAAAAAGCCGCGCGAATGCTCGGATGGCAGCCACGCCCGGTACGCGAGACGTTCGTCGACATGGCGCGCAGCATGATCGACAAGGGATTGATCCCGGCGCCGCGATGA
- a CDS encoding DUF4215 domain-containing protein, which yields MKSIRFASIFVALALSAATPAPAQVQSKAQQACLEKVVKSARKISGTVLKQISQCVHKGATGTLPSGQTADDCEADDIQGKIAKARSKVDAAATDFCSTPPDFGFTDPSTTSDSYENDNRALSVDAFDLDLDTALAGSAASDPSGRCSSTLPATWRKLEDSMHRAVEDCLKNGLRDGSIISNAGFAACLDAIVADTRGRIAKSVSLVQSKLVSKCPAGSLAAMFPGLTPVCSVYGDGMDAAGISTCSKGRMKCRICRIFNFAYGLARDCDLFDDGISNTSCPECGNGVLEAGEECDDSNHVSGDGCTAFCASEFCGDGVVNNNGTEQCDNGPDNSNTTPGACRTDCKLPNCGDGVTDPGEECDDGNNNDADGCTNSCTICGNGHVSGTEQCDDGNNVSGDCCSASCTFEALGSTCPGVPGGACLSPQCDGAGTCSQLPAHEGTSCDDGDECTNGSDCQSGVCTATSYVVTGAACHWAVVGNPTDGTGGSRALFLEQGASSSGDWCGDLGTWGQSSVMTGDIVLEQGDAANPAATFDATANIDGADVLTNDALVEGLSGEILPGTSVTSVPAGTIQAKTPAPTVYDTTGNDARIDQCAQAQLAISTSVAGLLDMLSADADLGPTLSTLPASATATITVVHAGGLSVIDVDNITGGTGVTLNLDGGGNSASVMILRVQNSLNTNIGWQWNLTNGLTADHLLIYGRGSGLSKCEIGQNNVGAGTIFCPDARVKLVAGTTWTGALLGGGTTAFSIDVGQNAELVHQRFTGF from the coding sequence ATGAAAAGCATCCGCTTCGCCTCGATTTTCGTGGCGCTGGCCTTGTCGGCCGCGACACCGGCTCCGGCCCAGGTGCAGAGCAAGGCCCAGCAGGCCTGCCTGGAGAAAGTCGTCAAGTCGGCGCGAAAGATCTCGGGTACCGTGCTGAAACAGATCTCCCAGTGCGTCCACAAGGGCGCCACCGGAACTCTTCCGTCGGGACAGACGGCGGACGATTGTGAAGCGGACGACATCCAGGGAAAGATCGCCAAGGCCAGGTCCAAGGTCGATGCGGCCGCTACCGACTTCTGCTCGACGCCGCCCGACTTCGGCTTCACCGATCCGTCGACGACTTCCGACAGCTACGAAAACGACAACCGCGCGCTGTCGGTGGACGCCTTCGACCTGGATCTCGATACGGCGCTGGCCGGCAGCGCCGCGAGCGACCCCTCGGGGCGCTGCTCGTCCACGCTTCCGGCGACATGGAGGAAGCTCGAGGACTCGATGCACCGCGCGGTCGAAGACTGCCTGAAGAACGGGCTGCGCGACGGGTCGATCATCAGCAATGCGGGCTTCGCCGCGTGCCTGGACGCGATCGTCGCCGACACACGCGGCCGCATTGCCAAATCCGTGTCGCTCGTGCAGTCCAAGCTCGTGAGCAAGTGCCCGGCCGGCAGCCTCGCGGCGATGTTCCCCGGCCTGACACCGGTCTGCAGCGTGTACGGGGACGGCATGGACGCGGCCGGAATTTCGACGTGCAGCAAGGGCCGCATGAAGTGCCGCATCTGCCGCATCTTCAATTTCGCGTACGGCCTTGCACGCGACTGCGACCTTTTCGACGACGGCATCTCCAACACGAGCTGTCCCGAGTGCGGCAACGGCGTGCTCGAGGCCGGCGAGGAATGCGACGACAGCAACCACGTCAGCGGCGACGGTTGCACCGCGTTCTGCGCCAGCGAGTTCTGCGGGGACGGCGTCGTCAACAACAACGGCACCGAGCAGTGCGACAACGGGCCGGACAACAGCAACACCACGCCCGGCGCCTGCCGCACCGACTGCAAGCTGCCGAACTGCGGCGACGGCGTCACCGATCCAGGCGAAGAGTGTGACGACGGCAACAACAACGACGCCGACGGATGCACGAACAGCTGCACGATCTGCGGCAACGGCCACGTGAGCGGCACCGAGCAGTGCGACGACGGCAACAACGTGAGCGGCGATTGCTGCAGCGCCTCGTGCACCTTCGAGGCCCTGGGCAGCACCTGCCCCGGCGTGCCCGGAGGCGCCTGCCTGTCTCCCCAGTGCGACGGCGCCGGCACCTGCTCGCAGCTTCCGGCCCACGAAGGAACGTCCTGCGACGACGGCGACGAGTGCACGAACGGCTCCGACTGCCAGTCCGGCGTCTGCACGGCCACCTCGTACGTCGTCACCGGCGCGGCCTGCCACTGGGCCGTCGTCGGCAATCCCACCGACGGCACCGGCGGCAGCCGTGCGCTGTTCCTCGAGCAGGGCGCCAGCTCGAGCGGAGACTGGTGCGGAGACCTCGGCACCTGGGGCCAGTCCTCGGTCATGACCGGGGACATCGTTCTCGAGCAGGGCGATGCGGCCAATCCCGCGGCAACCTTCGATGCCACCGCGAACATCGACGGGGCGGACGTCCTGACCAACGATGCGCTGGTCGAAGGATTGTCCGGCGAAATTCTTCCCGGAACGTCGGTGACGTCGGTGCCTGCCGGTACGATCCAGGCCAAGACCCCGGCGCCGACCGTCTACGACACGACGGGCAACGACGCGCGCATCGACCAGTGTGCCCAGGCCCAGCTCGCGATCTCGACGAGCGTGGCCGGTCTTCTCGACATGCTGAGCGCGGACGCCGACCTCGGGCCGACGCTGTCGACCCTGCCGGCCAGCGCGACGGCCACGATCACCGTCGTGCACGCCGGCGGCCTGTCGGTGATCGACGTGGACAACATCACCGGTGGCACCGGCGTCACGCTGAACCTCGACGGCGGAGGCAATTCCGCGTCCGTGATGATCCTGCGAGTGCAGAACTCCCTCAACACGAACATCGGCTGGCAGTGGAACCTCACGAACGGCCTGACGGCCGACCACCTGCTGATCTACGGCAGGGGTAGCGGGCTGTCGAAATGTGAAATCGGCCAGAACAACGTGGGCGCGGGCACGATCTTCTGCCCGGATGCGCGCGTGAAGCTGGTCGCGGGCACGACGTGGACGGGCGCGCTTCTCGGTGGAGGAACGACGGCGTTCTCGATCGACGTCGGGCAGAACGCCGAGCTCGTCCACCAGAGATTCACCGGGTTCTGA
- a CDS encoding alpha/beta fold hydrolase has translation MLDHRVRRYRFQEERRRQGEGRQIAATIETTKIAFAEEDLADLRRRLASARFPESSPEPGWTSGIDLAWLRGLLAYWKDGFDWRAVEARLNAWPHRFVEAGPLRVHALEARSRHADALPLLMIHGWPGSVLEFLDVLGPLTDPVAHGGDARDAFHVIAPSIPGYGLSEAPREEGFDIKAVGETMAAVMHALGYERYGVQGGDWGAIAAPYAAVFDPRACIGIHLNMVLVPRPPGGGPELTPREKAAIDAARLYMQTGTAYQRVQGLEPGLIGIALDDSPAALCAWIVSKMRAWSDCGGDVESRFTRDEILANVTWYWLTRSAASSVRLYHESIKSGRFRGNDSRVETPTGCAIFPREIFCPPRSWVERIYNVTRWTEMKSGGHFAAMEEPQALVDDVRAFFRPLRQS, from the coding sequence GTGCTGGATCACCGAGTTCGCCGATATCGATTTCAAGAAGAACGAAGGCGACAAGGTGAAGGCCGTCAAATAGCGGCGACGATCGAAACGACGAAGATCGCTTTTGCCGAAGAGGATCTCGCCGATCTTCGGCGCAGGCTGGCGAGCGCGCGTTTTCCCGAATCCAGCCCGGAACCGGGATGGACCTCCGGCATCGATCTGGCGTGGCTGCGCGGGCTTCTCGCTTACTGGAAAGACGGATTCGACTGGCGCGCTGTCGAAGCGCGCCTCAATGCGTGGCCGCATCGCTTCGTCGAAGCCGGCCCGCTCCGCGTGCACGCGCTCGAGGCGCGATCCCGGCATGCCGATGCCCTGCCGCTGCTGATGATTCACGGCTGGCCGGGCTCGGTGCTCGAGTTCCTCGATGTGCTCGGTCCTCTCACCGATCCTGTCGCGCACGGCGGCGACGCGCGCGACGCGTTTCACGTCATCGCCCCGTCGATTCCCGGCTACGGGCTTTCCGAGGCGCCGCGCGAAGAGGGTTTCGACATCAAGGCGGTCGGCGAAACGATGGCCGCGGTGATGCACGCGCTCGGCTATGAACGCTACGGCGTGCAGGGCGGAGACTGGGGCGCGATCGCAGCGCCGTACGCCGCCGTGTTCGATCCCCGCGCCTGCATCGGGATTCACCTCAACATGGTGCTGGTACCTCGGCCGCCCGGCGGCGGCCCCGAGCTGACGCCGCGAGAGAAGGCGGCGATCGACGCGGCACGCCTCTACATGCAGACGGGAACCGCGTACCAGCGCGTGCAGGGCCTGGAACCGGGACTGATCGGCATCGCGCTCGACGACTCGCCGGCAGCGCTGTGCGCGTGGATCGTCTCGAAGATGCGTGCCTGGAGCGACTGCGGCGGAGACGTCGAATCCCGCTTCACTCGTGACGAGATTCTCGCCAACGTCACGTGGTACTGGCTCACGCGCAGCGCCGCCAGCTCGGTGCGCCTGTATCACGAGTCGATCAAGAGCGGCCGCTTTCGCGGCAACGATTCGCGCGTCGAGACGCCCACCGGCTGCGCGATCTTTCCGCGCGAAATCTTCTGTCCGCCGCGCTCCTGGGTGGAGCGCATCTACAACGTCACGCGATGGACGGAGATGAAGTCGGGCGGGCATTTCGCAGCGATGGAAGAACCGCAGGCGCTCGTCGACGACGTGCGCGCCTTCTTCCGCCCACTGCGGCAGAGTTGA
- a CDS encoding TetR/AcrR family transcriptional regulator C-terminal domain-containing protein, with protein MGRPPKISRERLQSAALALVDAHGLEGLTMRALADAVGTAPMTLYNHVEDRADLEALVVDAVLTGVRRPSRARERWQDEVRDLATAMWRAVRAHPAAIPLILVRRSRSRGTLELSEALLAALARSRRSRQRLLVAFRAVTAMVMGFAQVELAGPLALRAGEPSAEVIERMRALPKQRFAGLVEIATAARRSSPEREFAQGLDILIAGLETDGARRS; from the coding sequence ATGGGACGACCACCGAAGATCTCGCGTGAGCGGCTGCAGTCGGCGGCGCTCGCGCTCGTCGATGCGCACGGGCTCGAGGGCCTGACGATGCGAGCGCTGGCCGACGCCGTCGGTACCGCGCCGATGACGCTCTACAACCACGTCGAGGATCGTGCCGATCTCGAAGCGCTCGTCGTCGATGCGGTGCTGACCGGCGTTCGGCGGCCGTCGCGCGCACGCGAGCGCTGGCAGGACGAGGTAAGAGACCTTGCGACCGCGATGTGGAGAGCCGTGCGCGCCCATCCGGCCGCGATCCCGCTGATCCTCGTGCGCCGGAGCCGGTCGCGAGGGACCCTTGAATTGTCCGAAGCGCTGCTGGCTGCGCTGGCGCGCAGCCGAAGGTCGCGTCAGCGCCTGCTCGTCGCGTTTCGCGCCGTCACCGCGATGGTGATGGGTTTTGCGCAGGTGGAACTGGCCGGACCGCTGGCGCTGCGCGCCGGCGAGCCTTCCGCAGAAGTGATCGAGCGCATGCGAGCCCTTCCGAAGCAGCGCTTCGCGGGCCTCGTCGAGATCGCAACCGCAGCCAGGCGCAGCAGTCCGGAGCGCGAGTTCGCGCAAGGTCTCGACATTCTGATCGCGGGGCTGGAAACGGATGGAGCTCGCCGATCGTGA
- a CDS encoding peroxiredoxin family protein encodes MAGSSLCLLAVTLVALPGARWLYLMRRVRIPKDRRLFLASNAAAAVCGIAALATDASPFTKAGAGVAVVAALAFLALNAASGQARGEPAVRVGDAMLEFDSCDDDGRPFSTTLLGGRPYVVKFFRGHWCPYCVAELARWKEMQPLLDRFDVAVVTVCADTADKIRSGRHRHGLGAIMLADPDLRVTDLFGLRNPRGFALKSGIIVPLPIPTTILVDARGIVRWIDQADDYMTRSEPSRVMEALGEALGAPTPRGPRGRTEAGTVSADAPVPLSA; translated from the coding sequence ATGGCCGGATCGTCGCTGTGCCTGCTTGCCGTTACCCTCGTCGCGCTCCCCGGGGCGCGCTGGCTGTACCTGATGCGCCGCGTACGCATCCCGAAAGACCGCAGGCTGTTCCTCGCGAGCAATGCAGCCGCGGCCGTGTGCGGCATCGCCGCACTTGCCACGGATGCGAGTCCTTTCACGAAGGCGGGTGCCGGCGTGGCTGTCGTCGCTGCACTGGCGTTCCTCGCGCTCAACGCGGCGAGCGGACAGGCGCGGGGCGAACCCGCCGTCCGCGTCGGCGACGCGATGCTCGAGTTCGACTCTTGCGACGACGACGGCCGGCCGTTCTCGACGACGCTCCTTGGCGGCCGTCCTTACGTCGTCAAGTTCTTCCGCGGCCACTGGTGCCCCTATTGCGTGGCCGAGCTCGCGCGCTGGAAGGAAATGCAGCCGCTGCTCGACCGCTTCGACGTCGCGGTCGTCACCGTCTGCGCGGATACGGCGGACAAGATTCGCTCCGGACGCCACAGGCATGGCCTTGGTGCCATCATGCTCGCCGACCCGGATCTTCGCGTGACCGACCTGTTCGGCCTGCGCAACCCGCGCGGCTTCGCTCTGAAGTCGGGGATCATCGTCCCGCTGCCGATCCCGACGACGATCCTCGTCGACGCTCGCGGGATCGTGCGCTGGATCGACCAGGCCGACGACTACATGACCAGATCGGAGCCGTCGCGCGTGATGGAGGCGCTCGGCGAAGCCCTCGGCGCACCCACCCCGCGCGGCCCCCGCGGCCGCACAGAAGCCGGCACTGTGTCCGCCGACGCTCCGGTGCCGCTAAGTGCCTGA